The genomic DNA TGAATTTGATGAAATAGGATTACAAACAAAAACAAAAGTTGCACTATGTTATGTTAAAGGTATCGTAAATGAAGGAATATTAATAGAGCTAAGAAAACGCTTGCAGGATATTGAAATAGATGGAATATTTGATTCAGGTTATATACAAGAGCTAATTAAAGACGAACCCTTATCTCCATATAAGACGATTGGAACAACTGAGCGGCCCGATGTAGTTGCTGCTAAAATTTTAGAAGGAAGGATAGCTTTATTAGTAGATGGAACACCAGTGGCATTGACAATACCACATTTGTTTATTGAATATTTTCAATCACCTGATGACTATTATAAAAATTTCTATTACTCGTCCTTTAATAGGCTTATGAGAATAGCCGCTTATTTTATAAGTTTTGCGCTACCAGCACTCTATATTGCAATTACGACATACCATCAAGAAATGATTCCAACACCATTACTATTAAATATTTTTAATGCTAGGCAGGGTATACCATTCCCGGCGATTCTGGAAGCATTGCTGTTGTTGTTTGCCTTTGAAGTATTGCGAGAAACTGGCACACGAATGCCTACCTATATTGGACAAGCTATGAGCATCGTTGGTGCCTTAGTGCTTGGTCAGGCAGCAGTTGAAGCTAGGTTCGTAAGTGCTCCAATGGTAATAGTCATAGCAATGTCTGGGATTACGGGGCTTATGCTTCCAGCACTTACTGGCTCGATGATTCTTTTGCGTGTATTTCTTATTTTTGTTTCCTCATTATTAGGGATGTACGGCTTTGTTTTTGGGTTAGCTGCTGTACTTATTCATTTACTAAATTTGCGATCATTTGGGGTGCCTTATATGACAAACATAAATATTATGGATTTAAAGAATTTACAAGACACTGCAGTTAGGATGCCGTGGTGGTTTATGAAAAATCGTCCAGAATTTATAGCCATAAGAAATAAAAAAAGGCAAAATGCTGGGAGGGTAAATCCGAAATGATAAAATTAATAGCTGTTAAAAAGCTTATTATAGTTTGTATGGTCATACTGCTTACAGGCTGTTGGAACTATAAGGATATAGATGAGCTAGGGATAATAACTGGGCTGGCTATTGATGAAGGGGAAAATAAAAACTATCTTATTACTGTAAAAATTGTTATACCTAAAGAACAAGAGGAGATGGATCCAGAATCGAAAATACTGGAAATGGAAGGTGAAACAATATTTGATTCTGTCAGGAATATGATAATGATATTCCCTAAGAAGTTATATTTTCCACACATGGATATTGTAATTATAAGTGAAAAGGTAGCTGAGAAGGGAATTGTGCATACACTTGATTTTTTAATGCGAGATGCAGAACCAAGAATCTCAACAAAGGTATTAATTGCCAAAGATTCGACAGCTAGTAAAATATTGAAGCATGAAAGGATATTTACAGGTATCCACTCGTATGAGATAGAAAGCATGTTAGAGTCCCAATCTAACTTAGCAAAAGCACCTAAAGTTAGCTTTCATCAACTAATTAATAATATAGTTAGTGAAGGAATTTCTGCTACCCTGCCAGTAATACAGACTGAACATTTTAACAAAAGAGATTTTTCAATAATTCAGGGAACTGCAATTTTTAAACAAGATATCTTAGTGGGATATTTAGATGAGAACCAAACAAAAACTTTTCTGTTTATTACAGATCAAATAGATGGAGGTCTGATTATTATAGAAAATATTGAAGGTCAAGCAGATACAAATATTGCATTGGAAATATTAGAAACAGGTACTAAATTGACACCTGAATATAATGGTCAGTTGGAAATTCAAATTGATGTATCGGGTCAGGTTGCTTTAGCAGAGGTTAGTAGGGAATATAGAGAAATAGACGAGGAAATGTTAGAGGCCGTAAAGAGGGAAGCGAATAAAAAGTTAGAACAAGATATAGTCGATTTGATAAAAATGATTCAAGCAGACTATGGTGCAGATGTTTTTGGATTCGGTAATTTAGTAAAAACAAAAAACCATAAGGTATGGCGAGATATTGAAAACTGGGAGGAAGAATTCAGAAATTTATCTGTAAATGTAGAAGTTGATTTAGAAATAATTAATACGGCTTTAAGTAAAAAATCAATTCAAGTGGGAGACTAGCATGGCACAGGCATTCGGTTTTGTATTTCTATATATCGTAATTGCAATTTTTGAATTACCTCCATTGTATGGAAACAAACGATGGAAAGAGATGGGGATATATCTAACTGTTTGGAGTATAGGTATAACATTAATAATGCTTATAAGCTTTGGAATAGCAATACCTAGCCCAGCAGAACCGCTTGAAAGATTTATCGTAATGATTTTTGGTCTATAATTATTTTAAATAAGGTGAGCCAATGTTAGAGACAGTAAATAGTAAACAAGCAATCTTTACAATCGTAATGTTTATTACAGGTAGTGCTATTATTTTTGGGGTTGGTGGGGGCGCTGAACAAGATATTTGGATTGTAATCATACTGTCTATGTTATTAGTGATACCAGTGCTTATTATGTATGCTCGAATCCTTGAATTTTACCCAGGGGAAAACCTATTTACTATATCAAAAATCGTATTTGGAACATTTTTCGGTAAGTTCATAATTATGTTATACACCTGGTATGCCTTTCATTTAGGAGGACTAGTTTTAAGAAACTTTTCTGAATATATTCAAATTGTATCATTTCCAGAAACACCGCAAATTTTCACGTTAACATTGATGACGATTGTTACAATATATTTTGTAAAAAGCGGAATCGAAGTAATAGGAAGATGGACTGTTTTATTTTTCCCAATATTACTCTTGGTTTCACTATTAGTAATCATGCTATCAATCCCTATTATGAATCCAATCTATATAAGGCCTACTTTTGAATACGGAATAATGCCAGTTATAAGCAATACTTCTACTGTTTTTGCATTTCCTTTTGCGGAAACAGTTTTATTTATAATGGTTTTTGATAAAATAAATGGTAAAGTTGGATTGCGTAAGGTATATCTTTATAGTTTGCTCATAGCTGGTAGTATGATTTTACTATCATCTGTTAAAAATGTTTTAGTATTAGGTTCGGCCGCGTCTTTATACTATTTTCCAGCACACACTGCTGCAAGACTAATCGAGGTTGGTACGTTTCTACAAAGAATTGAAGTTCTGACAGCAATAATATGTATAGCATGTGGTCTGATAAAGATTAGTATCTGCTTACTTGTTGCTACAAGAGGCATTGCGGCCTTGTTTAATATAAATGATAATAAAATATTTGTTTTTCCTACGGGTCTATTAATGATGAGCTTTGCAGTCATTATTTATAATAATACAATTGAAATGTTTAGCTGGGCGACAGAAATATATAAATATTATGCGCTCCCATTTCAATTATTAATACCCTTAATCTTATGGTTAGTTCTTGAAATCAAAATGCGAAAGCAAAAAATATTATAGTTATAATTTTTCTATAACTGGCAAGTCTGCTTCATCACGAATATAAGCAATCTCTTCCTTGTATACGCCTGTAGGTGTCTCTAAAATAAAAGCGACATCCTGCAGGCGCTTGTTTCTTACGAAATCTTTGAAAAATTGTCCGCCCATTGTTCCGTAGCCAATATCTGCGTGCCGATCTCTCTTACTGCCAAGTGGCATTTTTGCATCGTTAAGGTGAAATACCTTTAATCTGTCTAACCCGATTCGAGCATCAAAATCATCTAATATAGTTTCAAGATTGTTTACTAAGTCAAAACCAGCACTATACATATGGCAGGTATCGCCACAGACACCGATTTTGTCAGAGTGTTCTACAAGACTTAGAATTTCTTCAACTTGCTCAAAGCTAGAGCCAAGCTCAGAGCCTTGGCCTGCCATCATCTCAAGGAGAATCGTTGTTTGTTCCTCGCCTGTTAAAATCTCATTTAATGCTTGTGCAGTTCTTTTTATCCCAGCTTCAACTCCGCTGCCAGCGTGAGAGCCAGTATGAACAACAACAAATGGAACTCCTAGCTTTTCTGCCCGCTCTATGTCTAAGCTCAGGATTTCTTTTGCTGCTGTAAAGGTTGCCTCAACGGGAGCCGCCAAGTTTATTATGTAGGGTGTATGAATAACTAATGTATGGATACCATTTTCCAAAGCTAAAGCTTGTCCCTTAGATATGTCTGCATCAACTAACTCCTTCGCTTTACCGCCCCTTGGGCTGCGTGTGAAAAACTGGCACGCGCTTGCGTTCATAGCAACCGCCTCTTTAATAGCGCCGTGAAAACCTTTTGCAAATGATACGTGAGCACCTATCTT from Desulfuribacillus alkaliarsenatis includes the following:
- a CDS encoding spore germination protein; this encodes MKVTRKLKFAKKYISNSLFININYFKEIFSNDETIRYRYIENETENSTIFSIKAQLIYTESMVDNQFIIDNIITPLTESKQIYIDSQETIIEQLANRVIVANDVKVSSNIDKLTQAVVCGNTVLLLEGSNEALIIDTQGWKSRSIEEPEAEKTLRGPKEGFTEAIMINVSMVKRKLQTPNLKFEFDEIGLQTKTKVALCYVKGIVNEGILIELRKRLQDIEIDGIFDSGYIQELIKDEPLSPYKTIGTTERPDVVAAKILEGRIALLVDGTPVALTIPHLFIEYFQSPDDYYKNFYYSSFNRLMRIAAYFISFALPALYIAITTYHQEMIPTPLLLNIFNARQGIPFPAILEALLLLFAFEVLRETGTRMPTYIGQAMSIVGALVLGQAAVEARFVSAPMVIVIAMSGITGLMLPALTGSMILLRVFLIFVSSLLGMYGFVFGLAAVLIHLLNLRSFGVPYMTNINIMDLKNLQDTAVRMPWWFMKNRPEFIAIRNKKRQNAGRVNPK
- a CDS encoding Ger(x)C family spore germination protein; the encoded protein is MIKLIAVKKLIIVCMVILLTGCWNYKDIDELGIITGLAIDEGENKNYLITVKIVIPKEQEEMDPESKILEMEGETIFDSVRNMIMIFPKKLYFPHMDIVIISEKVAEKGIVHTLDFLMRDAEPRISTKVLIAKDSTASKILKHERIFTGIHSYEIESMLESQSNLAKAPKVSFHQLINNIVSEGISATLPVIQTEHFNKRDFSIIQGTAIFKQDILVGYLDENQTKTFLFITDQIDGGLIIIENIEGQADTNIALEILETGTKLTPEYNGQLEIQIDVSGQVALAEVSREYREIDEEMLEAVKREANKKLEQDIVDLIKMIQADYGADVFGFGNLVKTKNHKVWRDIENWEEEFRNLSVNVEVDLEIINTALSKKSIQVGD
- a CDS encoding GerAB/ArcD/ProY family transporter — encoded protein: MLETVNSKQAIFTIVMFITGSAIIFGVGGGAEQDIWIVIILSMLLVIPVLIMYARILEFYPGENLFTISKIVFGTFFGKFIIMLYTWYAFHLGGLVLRNFSEYIQIVSFPETPQIFTLTLMTIVTIYFVKSGIEVIGRWTVLFFPILLLVSLLVIMLSIPIMNPIYIRPTFEYGIMPVISNTSTVFAFPFAETVLFIMVFDKINGKVGLRKVYLYSLLIAGSMILLSSVKNVLVLGSAASLYYFPAHTAARLIEVGTFLQRIEVLTAIICIACGLIKISICLLVATRGIAALFNINDNKIFVFPTGLLMMSFAVIIYNNTIEMFSWATEIYKYYALPFQLLIPLILWLVLEIKMRKQKIL
- a CDS encoding deoxyribonuclease IV produces the protein MKIGAHVSFAKGFHGAIKEAVAMNASACQFFTRSPRGGKAKELVDADISKGQALALENGIHTLVIHTPYIINLAAPVEATFTAAKEILSLDIERAEKLGVPFVVVHTGSHAGSGVEAGIKRTAQALNEILTGEEQTTILLEMMAGQGSELGSSFEQVEEILSLVEHSDKIGVCGDTCHMYSAGFDLVNNLETILDDFDARIGLDRLKVFHLNDAKMPLGSKRDRHADIGYGTMGGQFFKDFVRNKRLQDVAFILETPTGVYKEEIAYIRDEADLPVIEKL